The following proteins are encoded in a genomic region of Desulfosporosinus youngiae DSM 17734:
- a CDS encoding DUF364 domain-containing protein: protein MEIRKLTKQGEDVDSLDLSPGAILRETHEQIQSVLGEEINQITLERVVIGLFFTGVKLSNGLGGICFTPIKTIPEAVCCPSSAKAMPSSGRLIGTPVMELLQGIYKSNSLRKAIGIAVLNALTETCWQTFPPQDYEVQSNVDALDVVEIPEEAYVVVVGALAPFLKKLKKRDKPFTILEMDPSTLKPDEMPFYVHGSRAGEIIPQADVLVITGTTLINDTLDELLKLAKPNAHIVVVGPTASLLPEAFFRRGVDILGGISVTNPDELLDLLAEAGSGYHFFGKSADRTVIRRIEEDG, encoded by the coding sequence ATGGAGATCAGAAAGTTAACTAAGCAAGGTGAAGACGTTGATTCATTGGACTTAAGCCCAGGAGCTATCTTGCGGGAAACTCATGAACAGATCCAATCTGTTTTAGGCGAGGAAATAAACCAAATTACCTTGGAGCGGGTAGTTATTGGGTTGTTTTTTACGGGGGTAAAGCTCAGCAATGGCCTGGGCGGCATTTGCTTTACACCGATTAAAACAATTCCTGAAGCAGTTTGCTGCCCGAGTTCCGCTAAGGCCATGCCGAGCTCCGGACGATTAATAGGGACACCGGTTATGGAATTACTTCAAGGAATCTATAAAAGTAATTCGCTGCGTAAAGCCATCGGCATAGCTGTGCTTAATGCCTTAACCGAAACCTGTTGGCAAACGTTCCCGCCCCAAGATTATGAAGTTCAGAGCAACGTTGATGCCCTGGATGTGGTGGAAATTCCGGAAGAAGCCTATGTCGTTGTGGTCGGCGCTCTGGCCCCGTTTCTGAAGAAGCTAAAAAAGCGCGACAAGCCCTTCACAATTCTGGAAATGGACCCCTCGACCTTAAAACCGGATGAAATGCCTTTTTATGTACACGGCAGCCGTGCTGGGGAGATCATACCCCAAGCGGATGTTTTAGTGATTACGGGCACCACTTTGATTAATGATACGTTGGATGAGTTGCTCAAACTGGCCAAACCAAATGCTCATATTGTCGTCGTCGGACCGACAGCCAGCCTATTGCCGGAGGCCTTTTTCCGGCGTGGAGTGGATATTCTGGGCGGTATTTCCGTGACAAATCCCGACGAATTGTTGGACCTCCTGGCAGAGGCCGGCTCAGGCTATCATTTTTTTGGCAAATCCGCAGACCGGACGGTAATAAGGAGAATTGAGGAGGACGGTTGA
- a CDS encoding ABC transporter substrate-binding protein, whose protein sequence is MKSTKKILALVLLTFFVLASLAGCGQQAPNGTNPPEKTAVTQTERTVVDMAGRSVKIPAEIKSIATFGSIGVLNAFVETLGEGSKIVNEGTASFTKSERWNKYQYLFAPQLKNAPVLQDANGEIVMEKVLQMKPDLCLVMTKEMAEQLAAQGQNVIYLSWAKQEDVKACITLLGEVLNKQDVAKDYLAYFDKIVAKAQDLTKNLKEADKKKVVYGNPITYSQPHIIAEWWIKTAGGISVTDNGRTTETLTYTLEDLLKWSPDVMLLSDVALKKDVLADKRYADISAVKNGQIYTVPGVSHIWGNRTTEQPLTILWTMNKLYPNIMTTEELGKEISYFYSHFFKYNLSDEQIKEIIGS, encoded by the coding sequence ATGAAATCAACTAAAAAAATCCTGGCCCTGGTACTCCTGACTTTCTTTGTATTAGCCAGCTTGGCAGGATGCGGGCAGCAAGCGCCAAACGGGACAAATCCGCCCGAAAAGACCGCTGTTACTCAGACCGAGCGTACCGTAGTCGATATGGCAGGAAGGTCTGTCAAGATCCCTGCCGAGATCAAAAGCATTGCCACCTTTGGCTCTATCGGAGTGCTTAACGCCTTTGTAGAGACTTTAGGCGAGGGCAGCAAAATCGTCAATGAGGGAACGGCTTCTTTCACAAAAAGCGAACGATGGAATAAATATCAATACCTGTTTGCTCCGCAGCTGAAAAATGCTCCCGTACTTCAGGATGCCAACGGCGAGATTGTGATGGAAAAAGTTTTACAGATGAAGCCTGATCTATGCCTGGTTATGACCAAAGAAATGGCCGAACAGCTTGCCGCACAGGGGCAGAACGTTATTTACCTGTCCTGGGCCAAACAGGAAGATGTTAAGGCATGCATTACGCTGCTTGGCGAAGTGCTCAATAAGCAAGACGTTGCCAAGGACTACCTGGCCTATTTTGATAAAATTGTAGCGAAGGCGCAGGATCTGACCAAAAACCTCAAAGAAGCAGACAAGAAAAAAGTTGTCTACGGCAACCCAATCACCTATTCACAGCCTCATATTATTGCCGAATGGTGGATCAAAACCGCGGGCGGCATTAGTGTGACTGATAACGGCAGAACCACTGAAACTCTGACATACACATTGGAAGATCTGCTGAAATGGAGTCCTGATGTCATGTTGCTTTCAGACGTGGCACTCAAAAAAGATGTCCTGGCCGATAAGCGCTATGCCGATATTTCTGCAGTTAAAAATGGTCAGATCTATACCGTTCCGGGTGTTTCCCATATTTGGGGCAACCGTACGACCGAGCAGCCTCTGACAATTTTATGGACGATGAATAAGCTGTATCCGAATATCATGACGACCGAAGAATTAGGGAAAGAAATTTCCTATTTCTACAGTCACTTTTTCAAATATAATCTAAGTGACGAACAAATCAAGGAGATTATTGGTTCGTAA
- a CDS encoding TOBE domain-containing protein translates to MQLSTRNQLKGTIKEIKKGPVSTEVIIDVSAPAEVVASITTGSADSMGLKVGEDVTALVKASSVMIMK, encoded by the coding sequence ATGCAATTATCAACGAGAAATCAGCTTAAAGGGACAATTAAGGAAATAAAGAAAGGTCCGGTATCGACTGAAGTGATTATAGACGTTAGTGCACCAGCTGAAGTAGTCGCTTCAATTACCACTGGGTCGGCAGATTCGATGGGATTAAAAGTTGGAGAGGACGTCACCGCTCTTGTTAAAGCAAGTTCTGTTATGATCATGAAATAA
- a CDS encoding Uma2 family endonuclease — MAKSLPPSKQRFTYGDYLTWPEDERWELLNGIAYNMTPAPSRKHQEISGQLHTLFNNYLKGKPCRVYAAPFDVRLPQMQESDEQISTVVQPDIVVVYDKNKLDDRGCQGSPDLVVEITSPSTFQKDLKEKFNLYERAGILEYWIVYPEQNTLAVFHLTNEGKYSRPEVYTEQDSMIVGIFADLIIELQDVFS, encoded by the coding sequence TTGGCTAAGAGTCTGCCGCCCTCAAAACAAAGGTTCACGTACGGGGATTACCTCACATGGCCCGAAGATGAACGCTGGGAATTGCTGAATGGTATAGCCTACAATATGACCCCTGCCCCTTCGCGCAAGCATCAGGAGATCTCCGGTCAGCTGCATACACTATTTAATAATTATTTAAAAGGCAAACCTTGCCGGGTTTACGCTGCGCCTTTCGATGTACGCCTGCCCCAAATGCAAGAGAGTGACGAACAGATTTCTACCGTTGTTCAGCCGGATATTGTCGTGGTATATGACAAGAATAAATTGGATGATCGTGGGTGTCAAGGCAGCCCTGATCTGGTTGTTGAGATTACTTCCCCCTCCACCTTTCAAAAAGACCTTAAAGAAAAATTCAACCTGTATGAGCGTGCAGGTATTCTAGAGTACTGGATCGTATATCCGGAGCAAAACACTTTAGCTGTGTTTCATCTTACAAATGAGGGTAAATACTCCAGACCGGAAGTGTATACCGAACAAGATTCAATGATCGTAGGTATTTTCGCAGACCTTATTATCGAACTTCAAGATGTTTTTTCCTAA
- a CDS encoding ABC transporter ATP-binding protein, with protein MMHELFIRNLHVRLSGKEILKGIDLNIRKGEFISLLGPSGCGKTTLIKTIAGLLPIDYGEIFIRGQNAQPLAPEKRGTVIVFQDLRLFPNLNVVENVEFGLRVRGISKSLRRQKAMSLLERVEMIGFEKRRVNALSGGQKQRVALARAIAAEPSILLLDEPFTSLDVLTKEKMIELVLRLHQELTMTTVMVTHDQRDALLMSARIAVMSDGQILQYDFAKRVYEAPASPYIADYFGKTNYLEGTVAGGMFRSMLGEFPASLPDGPYRMMLRPNHLRILTKPGDFQILAVSFLGDWYNVLLRYQDQDFWVTAGPEVELTVGDLVNLEIDFSKGVFYKREIKNAI; from the coding sequence ATGATGCATGAACTTTTCATCCGGAATTTACATGTCCGGTTATCCGGAAAAGAAATTTTAAAGGGAATTGATCTGAATATCCGAAAAGGTGAGTTTATCTCCCTGCTGGGTCCATCCGGCTGTGGGAAGACCACCTTGATAAAAACCATTGCCGGACTTTTGCCCATCGATTACGGAGAGATTTTTATCCGGGGGCAGAATGCCCAGCCCCTGGCCCCAGAAAAAAGAGGGACCGTGATTGTCTTTCAGGATTTGAGATTATTTCCCAACCTGAATGTGGTTGAGAATGTGGAATTCGGCCTGCGCGTGAGGGGGATTTCGAAGAGCTTAAGGCGGCAAAAAGCCATGAGTTTGCTGGAAAGGGTTGAAATGATCGGTTTTGAGAAACGACGAGTTAATGCCCTCTCCGGAGGCCAGAAACAACGGGTTGCCTTGGCGCGGGCGATTGCAGCCGAACCTTCTATTCTGCTGCTGGACGAACCATTTACCAGCCTGGATGTGCTTACTAAAGAAAAAATGATCGAATTGGTCCTCCGTCTCCATCAGGAGTTAACCATGACAACGGTTATGGTTACCCATGATCAACGGGATGCGCTGCTGATGTCCGCCCGGATTGCGGTTATGTCCGATGGACAGATTCTTCAGTATGACTTCGCCAAGAGGGTTTATGAAGCTCCGGCATCTCCTTATATTGCCGATTATTTTGGCAAAACCAATTATCTGGAAGGGACGGTTGCAGGAGGAATGTTTCGGAGCATGTTGGGTGAGTTCCCCGCGTCCTTGCCGGATGGACCTTACCGGATGATGCTTAGGCCCAATCATCTCCGGATTTTAACGAAACCGGGTGATTTTCAAATCTTAGCGGTCAGCTTTTTAGGAGATTGGTATAATGTTCTGCTCCGTTATCAGGATCAGGATTTTTGGGTGACAGCGGGTCCTGAAGTCGAGCTGACTGTCGGGGATCTGGTTAATCTGGAAATTGATTTTTCTAAAGGGGTATTCTACAAAAGGGAGATAAAAAATGCAATTTAA
- a CDS encoding ABC transporter ATP-binding protein — protein sequence MLTVKGLSFYYHPDRMILKDISFTLASHDILCLLGPNGTGKTTLIRCLLSLNKMKSGSIELDGQDLKKLSAKNRAKLMAYVPQATTMAFPYEAREVVLMGRVTHLATGGSPTNKDWELADEAMERLGILHMSRYLFSEMSGGEKQMVLLARALTQQAKIMIMDEPTANLDYSNQVKMLQVIRTLAGQGYSILMTSHFPDHAFLACNKAVLMRDGLFMAQGLPEDVVTTENLSRLYATPVCVTTATLHPRDEVTKVCIPIMNQNII from the coding sequence GTGTTAACGGTGAAAGGGCTAAGTTTTTATTATCACCCGGACAGGATGATTTTGAAGGATATTTCCTTTACGTTGGCCAGTCATGACATTTTGTGCCTGCTTGGTCCCAACGGAACGGGCAAGACAACCCTGATTCGCTGCCTGCTTTCCCTTAATAAGATGAAGAGCGGAAGCATTGAGCTTGACGGGCAGGACTTAAAAAAATTATCCGCCAAAAACAGAGCGAAATTGATGGCCTATGTTCCCCAGGCTACAACCATGGCTTTCCCCTATGAAGCCAGAGAGGTCGTGCTTATGGGGCGTGTGACTCATCTGGCAACCGGTGGCAGTCCGACGAATAAGGACTGGGAGCTTGCTGATGAAGCCATGGAGCGGCTGGGAATTCTGCATATGAGCCGGTATTTGTTCAGTGAAATGAGCGGCGGCGAAAAACAGATGGTCTTGTTGGCCAGAGCCCTGACACAGCAGGCCAAAATTATGATTATGGATGAGCCGACCGCTAATCTCGATTACAGCAACCAGGTAAAAATGCTTCAAGTGATCAGGACTTTGGCCGGGCAAGGCTACTCAATTTTAATGACCTCGCACTTTCCCGACCATGCCTTCCTGGCCTGCAATAAGGCGGTTCTCATGCGCGATGGATTATTCATGGCGCAAGGACTCCCGGAGGATGTCGTAACGACCGAAAACCTGTCAAGGCTTTATGCCACACCTGTTTGCGTAACAACAGCAACCCTACACCCGCGGGACGAAGTAACCAAAGTATGTATCCCAATCATGAATCAAAACATCATATGA
- a CDS encoding class I SAM-dependent methyltransferase, whose protein sequence is MAVDKLADTQIPEGLEVIENYIKAYKSFQILKTAIDSRLFDWLEKIGGSTREEISQGVKLHGLFMKGFLQSLIEMGFLVQSGNQYRNSGITSTLLTRDKETYQWLSLTAGFDWKDLLPLFRSKNPVLELRYDNVFPEYIQAMAKRPLTGELQALTRHVVNWPGFRQSQRILDIGGSFGLFTLALCQENINLEGLIIEEPLRVAHTARLIEDQGLADRVKVHEVDDLLEINPEPDFDVILMAHKLYAYRQQLSPMFLKMSNLLKPGGLLVSNHWFCGPGCEAEADGINELDKAIHSLGHPICHVETFGRFFNEAGIKLFSRADLPGTYGVSKLHLGQKMERVQIDV, encoded by the coding sequence ATGGCAGTTGATAAGTTGGCAGATACGCAAATCCCCGAGGGACTGGAGGTCATTGAAAATTATATCAAGGCCTATAAATCGTTCCAGATATTAAAAACGGCCATCGATTCAAGATTGTTTGACTGGCTTGAGAAAATAGGGGGGAGTACGAGAGAGGAAATATCTCAGGGGGTCAAATTGCATGGCCTTTTCATGAAGGGATTTTTACAGTCACTTATTGAAATGGGCTTTCTCGTGCAATCAGGCAATCAATACAGGAATTCCGGTATTACAAGCACCCTGCTGACCCGTGATAAAGAGACATACCAGTGGTTAAGTTTAACCGCCGGCTTTGATTGGAAAGACTTGCTACCCCTCTTTCGTTCTAAAAACCCGGTGCTGGAATTGCGTTACGATAATGTTTTTCCCGAATATATTCAGGCCATGGCCAAACGTCCGTTAACAGGGGAACTTCAGGCTCTTACGCGTCACGTAGTAAACTGGCCCGGGTTCCGACAAAGCCAAAGGATCTTAGATATAGGCGGCTCCTTTGGACTATTCACTCTTGCCCTGTGCCAGGAAAATATCAATTTAGAGGGCTTGATTATTGAGGAACCGCTTCGGGTCGCCCATACTGCCAGGCTGATTGAGGATCAGGGTTTAGCAGACAGAGTTAAGGTCCATGAGGTTGATGATCTTCTGGAAATCAATCCGGAGCCTGATTTCGATGTGATTCTTATGGCCCACAAACTCTATGCTTATCGCCAGCAACTATCGCCCATGTTCTTGAAAATGTCCAATCTTTTAAAGCCAGGCGGACTGTTGGTTTCCAATCATTGGTTCTGTGGTCCGGGCTGCGAAGCTGAAGCCGACGGAATCAATGAACTGGACAAGGCCATACACAGCTTAGGGCATCCCATCTGTCATGTGGAAACCTTCGGCCGGTTTTTTAATGAGGCGGGAATTAAGCTGTTCAGCAGAGCTGATCTACCTGGCACGTATGGTGTATCTAAGCTGCACCTGGGCCAAAAGATGGAGAGGGTGCAAATAGATGTGTAA
- a CDS encoding molybdopterin molybdotransferase MoeA yields MKKPEHPRTSRQEALRLILARSHFQPRVERIPVREALRRVTAQETLAVNTLPNSPVSSMDGIALKSANLNGGIPATDQWQNGVDFVISNTGVGIPEDFDTVVLIEDVEIDETGKLRILNIPQPGQNVRPIGGIMQAGEVLVPAYCCLGPLQLGLLSTGGVDEVAVLAKPRVAILPTGNELVPVGYRPPRGKNVESNGIMMEAQIKIMGGEPRLYPITRDNPDELVRVIQDALAWADIVILNGGSSKGSDDRAIEVLETVGEILVYEIAYGPGKHTTLTIAGSKPIVGAVGPTMGAACAVEWYVGPLIDKYFSQPRIEPRRLKVKLLDDILGPIPFAWLEVQKTGGSYVARPIGRFASMSRLIRSNATLSTPGKSKGYKAGEIVEVELRYSPEWNRQLF; encoded by the coding sequence ATGAAAAAACCAGAACACCCACGGACATCACGGCAGGAAGCACTACGGCTTATCCTTGCTAGATCCCATTTTCAGCCCCGTGTGGAAAGGATTCCTGTACGAGAGGCTCTGAGAAGAGTCACAGCGCAAGAAACCCTTGCGGTAAATACCTTGCCGAACAGCCCTGTCAGCAGCATGGACGGTATTGCCCTTAAATCTGCAAATCTTAATGGCGGGATTCCCGCTACGGACCAGTGGCAAAACGGGGTGGATTTCGTCATCAGCAATACCGGAGTTGGAATCCCGGAGGATTTTGACACAGTAGTACTTATTGAAGATGTGGAAATTGATGAAACAGGGAAATTACGGATCTTAAATATCCCCCAGCCTGGTCAGAATGTCCGGCCCATCGGTGGAATAATGCAGGCCGGCGAGGTATTGGTTCCCGCATATTGTTGTCTTGGCCCGCTGCAACTTGGACTTTTGTCAACGGGTGGTGTCGATGAGGTGGCTGTCCTGGCTAAACCCAGAGTAGCTATTCTTCCTACCGGGAATGAATTAGTACCTGTCGGATACCGGCCGCCGCGCGGTAAAAATGTAGAGTCTAACGGGATAATGATGGAAGCTCAAATAAAAATCATGGGTGGAGAACCACGACTTTATCCTATTACCCGTGATAACCCTGATGAATTGGTTAGGGTGATTCAGGATGCTTTAGCCTGGGCAGACATAGTTATTCTTAATGGGGGATCCTCCAAAGGCAGTGATGACCGGGCCATTGAGGTGTTGGAAACCGTCGGCGAAATCCTGGTCTATGAAATAGCTTATGGTCCGGGCAAGCATACTACCTTGACCATAGCCGGCTCTAAACCTATTGTAGGCGCGGTTGGACCGACCATGGGCGCCGCATGTGCCGTTGAATGGTATGTAGGACCGCTGATCGACAAATATTTTTCTCAGCCAAGGATTGAACCCAGGCGATTAAAGGTGAAGCTGCTGGATGATATTCTTGGGCCAATACCCTTTGCCTGGCTGGAAGTACAGAAAACCGGCGGATCTTATGTAGCCAGACCAATAGGACGCTTTGCTTCTATGTCCAGGCTGATTCGATCCAACGCCACTCTCAGTACACCAGGAAAGAGTAAAGGATATAAGGCAGGGGAAATTGTGGAAGTGGAATTGCGCTATTCGCCGGAATGGAATAGGCAGCTATTTTAA
- a CDS encoding helix-turn-helix transcriptional regulator translates to MANDVSYTPEEVAEILRISKFTVYELIKRGELMAYHVGRKVRIESADIESYKRKSKGLAPLDSPATTPSPSFAPTQGFSHNPSSDEGLVICGQDILLDILTRYLERQFPQVHFLRRYIGSIDGLMALYRGHANAVTAHLWDSDTNDYNLPYVRRLLPGHPTYIINLVYRMEGFYVAKGNPKNVTTWSDLTKPKVRFINRERGSGARVLLDEQLRILGIRSRDIVGYGEEEMTHLAVASKVARGEADVGLGIEKVAMQFVNLDFIPLHKERYDLVIRQEDLERTHFQALMSILKSPSFRNEVIGIGGYDISSMGEIMAEI, encoded by the coding sequence ATGGCTAATGATGTTTCCTATACGCCTGAAGAAGTCGCAGAAATCCTTAGGATTTCCAAGTTCACAGTGTATGAGCTCATAAAGCGGGGTGAGCTCATGGCTTACCATGTTGGTCGCAAGGTTCGTATAGAGAGTGCTGATATTGAGAGCTACAAACGAAAATCCAAAGGGCTCGCCCCCTTAGATTCCCCCGCAACAACCCCATCCCCCTCCTTTGCACCAACCCAGGGATTCAGCCACAATCCTTCTTCGGATGAAGGCTTAGTCATCTGTGGGCAAGATATCCTCTTGGACATTCTGACCCGCTATCTGGAAAGACAATTTCCGCAAGTTCATTTCCTGCGCCGCTATATCGGCAGCATCGATGGGCTGATGGCCCTATACCGCGGCCATGCCAATGCAGTTACTGCACACCTATGGGACAGCGATACCAACGACTATAACCTTCCCTATGTGCGCAGACTGTTGCCAGGTCACCCAACCTATATCATAAATTTGGTTTATCGAATGGAAGGTTTTTATGTTGCCAAAGGTAACCCCAAAAATGTAACCACCTGGAGTGACCTGACTAAACCAAAGGTTCGTTTTATTAACCGCGAAAGAGGGTCCGGGGCAAGAGTGCTGTTAGATGAACAGCTAAGGATTCTAGGGATTCGCAGTCGGGATATTGTTGGTTATGGAGAGGAAGAAATGACCCACCTTGCCGTAGCGAGTAAAGTCGCCCGCGGTGAAGCAGACGTTGGTTTAGGAATTGAAAAGGTTGCCATGCAATTTGTCAATCTTGATTTTATCCCGCTGCATAAAGAACGCTATGATCTGGTAATTCGCCAGGAAGATCTGGAGCGGACACATTTCCAGGCTTTAATGAGTATCTTAAAATCCCCCTCTTTTCGCAATGAGGTGATAGGAATTGGGGGGTATGACATATCTAGTATGGGAGAGATCATGGCCGAAATCTAG
- a CDS encoding FecCD family ABC transporter permease, translating into MRLKSNDYFRLKIIALVCFTIALFFGSFLVGRFAISPLTVLHIILSKFADIPQYWDTTLDTVVMQVRLPRIVLGILVGGALSVAGASYQTLFKNPMVSPDILGVSAGAAFGAALAMINNASWWQIQLLAFLFGIIAVAAAYTIAYVFGGNTITVLILAGIVVSSLFQSLLSIVKTLADTDNALPTITYWLMGSLGKGKNEDVLVMLPTLALSLFMIYIFRSQINVLAAGEDEARTMGVNVPLVKLVVVISSTLMTVSAVSICGIVGWVGMVVPHIARMLTGASFSKLAVTSFFIGGTFLLIIDNVIRGIEGVELPLGVLTALVGTPVFVLLLSRVRKGWS; encoded by the coding sequence TTGAGACTTAAGAGCAATGACTACTTTAGATTGAAAATAATTGCGCTGGTCTGCTTTACCATAGCGTTGTTTTTTGGATCGTTTTTGGTTGGACGATTTGCAATATCCCCCCTAACGGTTTTGCACATCATCCTTTCTAAATTCGCCGATATACCGCAGTACTGGGACACTACCCTCGATACGGTTGTTATGCAGGTGCGTCTGCCCAGGATTGTGCTTGGAATTTTAGTCGGGGGAGCTCTCTCGGTTGCCGGAGCTTCATATCAGACGCTGTTTAAAAATCCGATGGTATCTCCCGATATTTTAGGGGTTTCGGCAGGAGCAGCCTTTGGTGCGGCGCTGGCCATGATCAACAATGCCTCTTGGTGGCAGATCCAGCTGCTGGCTTTTCTTTTTGGGATTATCGCCGTAGCGGCCGCCTATACGATTGCTTATGTATTTGGAGGGAATACAATTACCGTGCTCATTTTGGCGGGGATTGTTGTTTCGAGCTTGTTTCAGTCGTTGCTCTCCATTGTAAAAACCCTGGCCGATACAGATAACGCGCTGCCGACCATTACTTATTGGCTGATGGGCAGTTTGGGCAAGGGCAAAAACGAGGATGTCTTAGTCATGCTGCCGACTCTGGCCCTATCCCTTTTCATGATCTATATTTTTCGCAGTCAGATCAATGTGTTGGCGGCGGGAGAAGATGAGGCGCGCACGATGGGAGTCAATGTTCCTTTGGTGAAGCTGGTAGTTGTTATCAGTTCGACGCTGATGACGGTCTCGGCAGTCAGTATTTGCGGGATTGTCGGCTGGGTTGGCATGGTCGTGCCGCATATTGCCCGAATGCTTACCGGAGCAAGTTTTTCTAAGCTGGCGGTTACTTCGTTTTTCATTGGCGGAACATTTTTGCTGATAATCGACAATGTTATTCGGGGGATCGAAGGGGTTGAACTGCCGCTTGGCGTGCTCACTGCTTTGGTTGGCACTCCAGTCTTCGTGCTATTGCTGTCCAGAGTCAGGAAAGGGTGGTCGTAG
- a CDS encoding XdhC family protein: MEKEIYLGLKKVFDQSLEAALITVISVLGSTPRKSGAKMLVFPDGTAIGTIGGGCGEAEARREAFSVIDSYTPIRHSLNMTADIAQEEGMVCGGVMELFIDYLGPQSDREQINLRKDYLSALENNRNPLLVTVIEATAEGLLGRKLFIKNNGDIFGDLGLEKLNRAAIDSAKISLGRSQPLLISLDSEFKQCETSVTKAAFRLLIEPPATVVELLILGAGHIAVPLAAMAKMVGYEVTVVDDRPSFANSARFSTCDTIICDDFERAIEAITINPQTYIVIITRGHRHDKICLRKVIDQPAAYIGMIGSRKRVKAIKADLEEEGVSSESLEKLYSPIGLKIGAETPEEIAVSILSQLINVQKRTIES; the protein is encoded by the coding sequence ATGGAAAAAGAGATATACCTCGGGCTGAAAAAGGTATTTGATCAGAGCTTGGAGGCTGCCTTGATTACTGTAATCAGTGTGTTGGGGTCAACTCCTCGCAAGTCCGGAGCAAAAATGCTGGTTTTTCCTGACGGAACGGCAATTGGAACCATCGGTGGCGGATGTGGCGAGGCCGAGGCCAGGCGGGAGGCGTTTAGTGTTATAGATTCATACACACCTATCAGGCATTCTTTAAATATGACGGCGGACATTGCCCAAGAGGAAGGAATGGTCTGCGGAGGGGTCATGGAATTATTCATTGACTATTTGGGTCCTCAAAGTGATAGGGAACAGATCAATCTACGGAAAGATTATCTGTCAGCTTTAGAGAATAATAGAAATCCCCTGCTGGTAACAGTGATTGAAGCGACTGCGGAAGGATTGCTGGGGAGAAAGCTGTTCATTAAGAATAACGGAGACATTTTCGGCGATCTTGGTTTAGAAAAGCTGAACAGAGCTGCTATAGATAGTGCCAAAATAAGTCTCGGAAGAAGCCAACCCTTACTAATTAGTTTGGATTCTGAGTTCAAGCAATGTGAAACCTCAGTGACAAAAGCGGCTTTCCGGTTGCTGATTGAGCCTCCGGCGACGGTGGTGGAATTGTTGATTCTAGGTGCGGGGCATATCGCAGTCCCCCTGGCAGCGATGGCGAAAATGGTTGGGTATGAGGTTACGGTGGTCGATGATCGTCCATCCTTTGCTAACTCTGCCCGCTTTAGCACCTGTGATACCATTATCTGTGACGATTTTGAACGGGCAATTGAAGCTATAACTATAAATCCGCAGACGTATATCGTGATTATTACAAGGGGGCATCGCCATGACAAAATATGCCTGCGGAAAGTGATTGATCAGCCGGCCGCCTATATCGGGATGATTGGCAGCCGCAAAAGGGTTAAAGCCATAAAAGCTGACTTGGAGGAAGAGGGAGTCTCCAGCGAATCGTTAGAAAAACTGTATTCACCCATCGGTCTGAAAATCGGAGCAGAGACTCCTGAAGAAATAGCCGTAAGCATTCTCAGTCAGTTAATTAATGTACAGAAAAGGACAATTGAATCGTAG